From one Trachemys scripta elegans isolate TJP31775 chromosome 14, CAS_Tse_1.0, whole genome shotgun sequence genomic stretch:
- the LOC117887460 gene encoding cytochrome P450 2C5-like has protein sequence MDAGLAGILSLFLILSILCFMLWKNNWKRDQLPPGPAPWFLLGNLWQKDVLPLHKSYQKLYKKYGPVFTVWLGPKPAVVLCGYDAVRDALVGHAEEFGGRAAIAIHERVTDGYGLVTGNEKKWRELRRFTIATLRNFGMGKKTMAQRVQEEAQYLVEAVADMEGEAFDPISSIRHAVSNVVCAVVFGSRFSYRDEAFLELLGMMGNYSNYFLSPFAQVYNTFPGIMRYLPGPHNKVFNESEKLKNFIRKRIDSHKQTLEPSCPRDYIDCFLIKSEKGKSTSGDVFSDENLLMAVFDLFGAGTVSTANTLLFFFLVMAKFPQIQARVQQEIEEVVGATRVPSMEDRVRMPYTNAVIHEMQRSQKGQIENFPRAVTRRTEFRGYIIPQGTAVIPLFKTVHSDPKHWKTPEEFNPGHFLDEKGEFRPNEAFMPFSAGKRMCPGEGLARTELFLFFSTLLQNFTFKLATDPKEMDILSLWVDYQNKGPYCKFHLIRR, from the exons ATGGATGCTGGACTGGCTGGGATCCTGAGTCTCTTTTTAATCCTCTCCATCCTGTGCTTCATGCTTTGGAAAAACAACTGGAAACGAGACCAGCTCCCTCCAGGACCAGCCCCGTGGTTCCTTCTGGGCAACCTGTGGCAGAAAGACGTTCTGCCCCTGCACAAATCCTACCAGAAG CTCTACAAGAAGTATGGTCCAGTGTTCACTGTCTGGCTTGGCCCAAAACCGGCTGTGGTGCTCTGCGGGTATGATGCGGTGAGAGACGCTTTGGTGGGTCACGCTGAAGAATTTGGTGGACGCGCTGCCATTGCCATTCATGAGAGAGTGACGGACGGATACG GGCTCGTCACTGGTAATGAGAAGAAATGGAGAGAGCTCCGCAGGTTCACAATCGCTACACTGCGGAAttttgggatggggaagaagacAATGGCACAgcgggtgcaggaggaggctcagtaTTTGGTGGAGGCGGTAGCAGACATGGAAG GTGAGGCGTTCGATCCCATATCCAGCATCAGGCATGCTGTTTCTAACGTGGTTTGCGCCGTTGTCTTTGGGAGTCGTTTCAGCTACAGAGATGAGGCCTTTCTGGAGCTGTTGGGCATGATGGGGAACTACAGCAATTATTTCCTGTCTCCCTTCGCACAG GTGTACAACACCTTTCCTGGCATCATGCGTTACCTGCCGGGACCACACAACAAGGTCTTCAATGAAAGTGAGAAGTTGAAGAACTTCATCCGAAAAAGGATTGACTCTCACAAGCAGACCCTGGAGCCAAGCTGTCCCCGGGACTACATTGACTGTTTCCTTATCAAGTCAGAGAAG GGAAAGAGCACGTCAGGGGATGTATTCAGCGATGAAAACCTGCTCATGGCAGTGTTTGACCTCTTTGGTGCTGGGACAGTGAGCACTGCCAATACCCTGTTGTTCTTCTTCTTGGTGATGGCAAAGTTCCCACAAATTCAAG CCAGGGTCCAGCAGGAGATCGAGGAGGTAGTGGGGGCGACCCGTGTCCCCAGCATGGAGGACCGGGTGAGGATGCCGTACACCAATGCAGTGATCCATGAGATGCAGCGCAGCCAGAAAGGGCAGATCGAGAACTTCCCCCGGGCAGTGACTCGGCGCACAGAGTTCCGAGGCTACATCATCCCCCAG GGCACAGCTGTTATTCCACTGTTCAAGACTGTGCATTCAGACCCAAAGCACTGGAAGACTCCAGAAGAGTTTAACCCAGGTCATTTCTTGGACGAGAAGGGGGAATTTAGGCCAAACGAGGcctttatgcctttctctgcag GAAAGCGGATGTGCCCAGGGGAAGGGCTGGCCCGGACGGAGCTGTTTCTCTTCTTCAGCACACTGCTACAGAACTTCACCTTCAAGCTAGCGACTGATCCCAAAGAGATGGACATATTATCTCTGTGGGTGGACTACCAGAACAAGGGGCCATACTGTAAATTCCACCTCATCAGGCGCTAA